Genomic window (Tardiphaga sp. vice304):
ATCGAACTCGCGCAGCCCGCGATCGCCCAGGCTGCATTGCTGTCGCAGACGTTCGGCGCCAAGGTACGGCTTCTGAACGTGCTGCCGATGACGCCGGTGATGCTAGCGGAATATGTCCCGGCGGATTTCGACGCCCAGCAGCGCGAGTCCTCCGAAGAAGCCCTGGCGCAGGTGGCGCTAAACTGCCGCATCGACCCCGCCAGCGTCTCGCATGTCGTGCGACAGGGCGGCATCTATCACGAGATTCTCGAGGAAGCCGCGGCAATCAAGGCCGACCTGATCGTGATGACCTCGCACCGCCCGGCCATGCGGACCTATTTCCTGGGCTCCAACGCCGGCCATGTGGTGCGCTACGCCAAATGCTCGGTGCTGGTGGTGCGACCGCCGCAGGGGCGTTGATCTCTCGCGCGTTTGCAGCGACGCTCAGTCGAAGCCACACCCGCCGCGTCGTCCCCGCGAACGCGGGGACCCATACACGCTGTAGCTATGACAGACACGAGGCAGCGTGGCTCTGCCTGCGTTTCTATTACGGCGTCGGAGGGTATGGGTCCCCGCGTTCGCGGGGACCCATGGTATTTAGGAGCGCCACATGGGCCCTCGTAAATTGCAAGCGCTTACTTGCCCCAGACTTCGTTCGCCACATCGACGGCGAGCGTCAGCTTGGCCCATTGTTCTTCCTCGCTGAGCAGATTGCCCTCCTCCGTCGAGGCGAAGCCGCATTGCGGCGACACCGCGAGCTGCTCCAGCGGCGCGAATTTGGCGGCTTCCATCAGGCGTGCCTTGACGGCTTCCTTCTTCTCGATCTCGCCGAACTTCGAGGTGATGACGCCGACCACGACGACCTTCTTGCCCTTGGGCAGGAAGCGCAGCGGCTCGAAGCCGCCGGCGCGCTCGGAATCATATTCCAGGAAGTAACCGTCATAGTTGGTGCCGGCCAGCAGCGTTTCTGCGACCGGCTCGTAGCCGCCCGAAGAGATCCAGGTCGAGCGGAAGTTGCCGCGGCAGACGTGGGTGGTGATCACCATGTCGGCGGGGCGCTCGGCGATCGCGTAGTTGATGATGCGGGCATAGATCTGCTGCAGGCCATCGGCCTCTTCGCCGCGCGCACGCAGCTTGGCCAGTTCATCCTCGGAGCACAGATAGGCCCACACCGTATCGTCGAACTGCAGATAGCGGCAGCCGGCGTCATAGAACGCCTTGACGGCCTTGCGGTAGGTCTTGGCGAGATCCTCGAAGAACACGTCGAGATCCGGATAGACATTCGGCGAGATCGCCTTGCGGCCGCCGCGGAAGTGCAGCACGGCGGGCGACGGGATGGTCATCTTGGCGGTGACGCCGGCGATGTCGGCATGGCGCTTCAGGAACTTGAAATGCGCCAGCATCGGATGGTCGTCGGGGAAATCCAGCTTGCCGATCACGCGCACGGAATCCTGCCGGGTCTGCACACCGGCGAACTGGATGCCATGGTCGGGGTGATACAGCTCGCAGCCGGTCAGCAGGCTGAGAAAGTCGAAGTGCCACCAGGAGCGACGGAACTCGCCGTCGGTCGCCAGCTTGAGGCCGATCGCGGCCTGCTTGTGCACGACCTTCTCGATCTCCGAGTCTTCGATCTTGCGCAGGTCGTCGGCGGTGATCTCGCCCTTTTCGAGCTTGGCGCGGGCGTCCTTGATCTTCTGCGGGCGCAGCAGGCTGCCGACTTCGTCGGCGCGGAACGGGGCGGTGGTTCTCAGCATGGTCTCACTCCCAGATATTCGTTTGCATCGTCGGCCCGGCGTGACCGGTTCAATGTTTCGCGGCCCCGGCCACGCCGAGAAAGCGCTCCAGCACGGTGGGATCGGCCTTCAGCGCGGCACTGGCGGCATCATGCACGATGCTGCCGCGCTCCAGTATCACGACGCGGTCGGCGAGGCCCAGAATCTTTTGCGCATTCTGCTCGACGATGATCGAACAGATGCCGCCGGCGCGGGTGATCTTGCCGAGCGCCGCCAGCAGTTCCTCGACGATGATCGGCGCCAGGCCCTCGGTCGGCTCGTCGAGCAGCAGCACCTGCGGATTGAGCACCAAAGCGCGGCCGACGGCGAGCATCTGCTGTTCACCGCCGGATAACTGGTTGCCGAAATTGGCCTTGCGCTCTTCCAGCCGCGGAAACATCTCGTAGACTTTCCGCACCGTCCATTCGCCGGGCTGCGCCACGGCGGTCATGTTCTCTTCCACGGTGAGCGACTTGAAGATGTTGCGTTCCTGCGGCACCCAGCCGATGCCGGCGCGGGCGCGCTGGTCGGCGCGCATCGCGGTGAGGTCGCGGCCGCCGAGCGACAGCGAGCCGCTGAA
Coding sequences:
- a CDS encoding universal stress protein is translated as MFTSILVPIDLSEIELAQPAIAQAALLSQTFGAKVRLLNVLPMTPVMLAEYVPADFDAQQRESSEEALAQVALNCRIDPASVSHVVRQGGIYHEILEEAAAIKADLIVMTSHRPAMRTYFLGSNAGHVVRYAKCSVLVVRPPQGR
- a CDS encoding cobalamin-independent methionine synthase II family protein — its product is MLRTTAPFRADEVGSLLRPQKIKDARAKLEKGEITADDLRKIEDSEIEKVVHKQAAIGLKLATDGEFRRSWWHFDFLSLLTGCELYHPDHGIQFAGVQTRQDSVRVIGKLDFPDDHPMLAHFKFLKRHADIAGVTAKMTIPSPAVLHFRGGRKAISPNVYPDLDVFFEDLAKTYRKAVKAFYDAGCRYLQFDDTVWAYLCSEDELAKLRARGEEADGLQQIYARIINYAIAERPADMVITTHVCRGNFRSTWISSGGYEPVAETLLAGTNYDGYFLEYDSERAGGFEPLRFLPKGKKVVVVGVITSKFGEIEKKEAVKARLMEAAKFAPLEQLAVSPQCGFASTEEGNLLSEEEQWAKLTLAVDVANEVWGK
- a CDS encoding ABC transporter ATP-binding protein is translated as MSDLLTIDQLCAGYGQAVVIPKMTLALGEGQVLALLGRNGTGKTTLINSIVGVTRRFSGSLSLGGRDLTAMRADQRARAGIGWVPQERNIFKSLTVEENMTAVAQPGEWTVRKVYEMFPRLEERKANFGNQLSGGEQQMLAVGRALVLNPQVLLLDEPTEGLAPIIVEELLAALGKITRAGGICSIIVEQNAQKILGLADRVVILERGSIVHDAASAALKADPTVLERFLGVAGAAKH